In Paenibacillus sp. BIC5C1, a genomic segment contains:
- a CDS encoding alpha-glycosidase, producing MLLEAIYHRPKMNWSYVYDRSTMHLRLRSKRGDLDAVIAIIGDKYAWDRTVLHLPMRIFARDALFDYWEVEAQPPYRRLRYGFQLIEGEESVWMTERGFEQALPDHPLEFFDFPFMNPVDFFEAPAWVKDAVFYQIFPERFANGDPSISPKNAEPWGGEPTPVNFFGGDLQGVLDHLDHLSALGINAIYFCPVFQATTNHKYNTADYLRVDPHFGTNEKLKELVDACHARGIRVVLDAVFNHSGREFLPFADVLEKGAASRYADWFHVREWPARIEDGIPTYDTFAFEPLMPKLNTEHPEVKEYLLEVARYWIQDMGIDGWRLDVANEVDHQFWREFRQTVKSLNPDAYLLGEIWHDSIMWLQGDQFDAVMNYPFTNSVMDYAVLGKLDGLGFANEVGKLLAAYSQPVTEAAFNLLGSHDTPRLLTVCEGDVRKMKLAVILLLTYPGAPCIYYGDEVGLDGGYDPGCRKCMEWDEQKQNKDLLEFFTQAIALRKQHAALRSADITMIYAEAGDPCIAIGRKNQDTGEQFVLVLNASEEPRSLELPLHQGTWRNVFSATTRETQQNKLKLDLDAYGFSLLQLDVKSHVKA from the coding sequence ATGTTACTTGAAGCTATTTATCATCGTCCCAAAATGAATTGGTCCTACGTATATGACCGTTCCACCATGCACCTGAGGCTACGTTCCAAGCGGGGCGATCTGGATGCTGTTATCGCCATCATCGGGGATAAATATGCATGGGATCGTACGGTCCTCCACCTTCCGATGCGAATCTTTGCCCGTGATGCCTTGTTCGATTATTGGGAAGTGGAAGCGCAACCACCCTACCGCAGATTACGCTACGGCTTCCAACTGATCGAGGGAGAGGAATCGGTCTGGATGACGGAACGGGGATTCGAGCAGGCTTTGCCTGATCATCCGTTGGAATTTTTCGATTTTCCATTTATGAATCCGGTGGATTTCTTCGAGGCACCTGCTTGGGTTAAGGATGCTGTATTCTATCAGATCTTCCCTGAACGTTTTGCCAATGGTGATCCGTCTATCAGTCCGAAGAATGCTGAACCCTGGGGCGGTGAACCGACACCTGTCAATTTTTTCGGAGGTGATTTACAAGGAGTTCTGGATCACCTTGATCATCTGAGCGCACTTGGCATTAACGCCATTTATTTCTGCCCGGTGTTCCAGGCTACAACCAACCATAAGTACAATACCGCAGACTACCTGAGGGTTGATCCCCACTTTGGCACCAATGAGAAATTGAAGGAGCTTGTGGATGCATGCCATGCACGCGGCATACGGGTAGTTCTGGACGCGGTATTTAACCACTCCGGTAGAGAATTTCTTCCATTCGCGGATGTGCTTGAAAAAGGGGCTGCTTCCCGTTATGCGGATTGGTTCCATGTCAGAGAATGGCCAGCACGTATCGAAGACGGTATCCCCACATATGATACCTTTGCCTTTGAACCCCTTATGCCCAAACTGAACACGGAACATCCCGAGGTTAAGGAATATTTGCTGGAGGTGGCCCGTTACTGGATTCAGGATATGGGTATCGACGGTTGGAGGCTGGATGTTGCCAATGAGGTAGACCATCAATTCTGGCGTGAATTCCGACAAACGGTCAAATCACTTAACCCGGATGCCTATCTTCTCGGCGAAATCTGGCATGATTCCATCATGTGGCTGCAGGGGGATCAGTTTGATGCAGTCATGAACTACCCTTTCACGAATTCAGTCATGGATTACGCTGTGCTTGGCAAGCTGGACGGCCTCGGATTTGCCAACGAGGTTGGCAAACTGCTGGCTGCGTATTCACAGCCTGTAACCGAAGCGGCCTTCAACCTGCTCGGCAGTCATGACACGCCAAGACTGCTCACCGTGTGTGAAGGGGATGTACGCAAAATGAAGCTAGCAGTCATTCTGCTGCTTACGTACCCAGGCGCTCCTTGTATTTACTATGGCGACGAGGTAGGACTGGATGGTGGCTATGATCCAGGTTGTCGCAAATGTATGGAGTGGGACGAACAGAAGCAGAACAAGGATCTGCTCGAATTCTTCACCCAAGCCATTGCCCTGCGTAAACAACACGCTGCATTGCGCAGTGCGGACATCACAATGATTTATGCGGAAGCCGGAGACCCGTGCATTGCCATCGGACGCAAGAATCAGGATACGGGGGAACAATTCGTACTCGTCCTGAATGCAAGTGAAGAACCACGCAGTTTGGAGTTGCCACTACACCAAGGAACTTGGCGTAATGTATTCTCAGCCACAACTCGGGAAACTCAGCAGAACAAGCTGAAGCTGGACCTAGACGCGTACGGTTTCTCCCTGTTGCAGTTGGATGTCAAATCACACGTGAAGGCATAA